A window of the Litorilinea aerophila genome harbors these coding sequences:
- a CDS encoding ABC transporter substrate-binding protein yields MSEQYPMSRRSFLKGVVAVAGGLTAQAMVAACTPAPAPNASVAGEAPANQQPAELSFMTWWLPPLVIGTAVENAVNAFNQNHPDIQVQIEPNPGSPDAQLQKWQTLLAAGNPPDMTLMRPHYHSAFASRGAFLQIDELLDGAAEVQREDFWPQTLDRLSWNGKLWGLPAEIWFSFVFLNLDMFKEAGVEFPNDDWTWDDYLNIATQLTSGEGVNRRFGTSSLDPWWVQMVRAWGGEVLDETETSCLVDVSPAPEAIQWTADLINVHKVAPSAENLADQNVSSLFETGRIGMHESANWYLSEAMNKFKGEWGIAPNPIGPNGRQSIVQGANYAIFKQTNYPDAAWTLMLDMSVGNGQQILLKETGIFPTVRTLATLDYLPNYEQRWIDVSLMSAEVARPDHFVPKYVEWSTAARKELDEVWVGRKTAKEAAEAMCPVINEILAAES; encoded by the coding sequence ATGAGCGAGCAATACCCGATGAGCCGTCGTTCCTTTCTTAAGGGGGTAGTCGCTGTCGCCGGTGGGCTGACCGCGCAGGCAATGGTCGCAGCTTGTACACCGGCTCCTGCCCCTAATGCTTCCGTTGCAGGCGAAGCACCAGCCAACCAACAACCCGCCGAACTCTCCTTCATGACCTGGTGGTTGCCTCCACTCGTTATAGGCACAGCGGTGGAGAACGCTGTCAATGCATTCAATCAGAATCATCCCGACATCCAAGTTCAGATCGAACCTAACCCTGGTAGTCCTGACGCGCAATTGCAAAAATGGCAAACCTTGCTCGCTGCTGGAAATCCTCCGGATATGACCTTAATGCGGCCTCACTATCACAGTGCATTCGCATCCCGGGGTGCATTTCTGCAGATTGACGAGTTATTAGATGGTGCCGCAGAGGTGCAGCGGGAAGATTTCTGGCCGCAAACCTTAGATCGCCTCTCGTGGAACGGCAAACTCTGGGGATTGCCCGCCGAGATCTGGTTTTCATTCGTTTTCCTGAATCTCGACATGTTTAAAGAGGCCGGAGTGGAGTTTCCGAACGATGACTGGACCTGGGATGATTATCTGAACATTGCCACCCAACTCACCTCAGGCGAAGGAGTCAACCGACGCTTTGGCACTTCTTCTCTAGATCCATGGTGGGTTCAGATGGTGCGGGCCTGGGGAGGCGAGGTACTGGACGAAACGGAGACATCTTGTCTGGTGGATGTGTCTCCAGCTCCAGAAGCCATTCAATGGACGGCAGATCTAATTAACGTGCATAAAGTAGCGCCAAGCGCTGAAAATCTGGCCGATCAGAATGTTTCATCTCTCTTCGAAACAGGGCGCATCGGCATGCATGAATCGGCAAATTGGTATTTGAGTGAGGCCATGAACAAGTTCAAGGGCGAGTGGGGAATCGCCCCCAACCCCATTGGTCCCAATGGTCGCCAATCCATCGTACAAGGTGCCAACTACGCTATCTTTAAACAGACCAACTATCCAGATGCAGCTTGGACGCTGATGCTCGACATGTCAGTCGGTAATGGCCAGCAGATCCTGCTTAAGGAGACGGGCATTTTTCCGACAGTTCGTACCCTGGCCACTCTAGATTATCTCCCCAACTACGAACAGCGTTGGATCGACGTCAGCCTGATGTCTGCCGAGGTCGCCCGCCCTGATCACTTTGTCCCCAAATACGTGGAATGGTCCACTGCGGCCCGCAAGGAATTAGACGAAGTCTGGGTGGGTCGTAAGACGGCTAAGGAGGCGGCGGAAGCGATGTGTCCCGTTATTAACGAAATCTTGGCGGCAGAATCATGA
- a CDS encoding class I SAM-dependent methyltransferase, producing MDVRAYNRRAWDKAVERGSEWTVPVGPEVIAAARRGEWQIILTPTRPVPRHWFPADLRGCEILCLASGGGQQGPILAAAGASVTVLDNSPRQLAQDRRVARREGLFLRLVEGDMADLSPFPDESFDLIVHPCSNMFVPDVRPVWAEAFRVLRPGGALLAGFWNPAAYIFDQALADEGILQVRHQLPYSDLTSLRPEERQRYLDDLQPLEFSHTLTDQIGGQLDAGFVLTGFYEDHWPGIALSDYMPIFIATRAVKPVQPLEQPIV from the coding sequence ATGGATGTTCGAGCCTACAATCGCAGGGCCTGGGATAAAGCCGTGGAGCGGGGCAGCGAGTGGACCGTCCCCGTGGGGCCGGAGGTCATCGCGGCTGCCCGCCGGGGGGAATGGCAGATCATCCTGACGCCCACCCGCCCGGTCCCGCGACACTGGTTCCCGGCTGACCTGCGGGGCTGCGAGATCCTCTGCCTGGCCTCCGGCGGCGGTCAGCAGGGACCCATCCTGGCGGCCGCCGGCGCCAGCGTCACCGTCCTGGACAATTCACCCAGGCAATTGGCCCAGGACCGGCGGGTCGCCCGGCGGGAGGGGCTTTTCCTGCGCCTGGTGGAAGGCGACATGGCCGACCTGTCCCCCTTCCCGGACGAGTCTTTTGACCTCATCGTGCATCCCTGCTCCAACATGTTCGTGCCGGATGTGCGTCCGGTCTGGGCGGAGGCTTTCCGGGTGTTGCGGCCTGGGGGCGCCCTCCTGGCCGGCTTCTGGAACCCGGCCGCCTACATCTTCGACCAGGCCCTGGCCGACGAGGGGATCCTGCAGGTGCGCCACCAGCTGCCCTATTCGGACCTCACCAGCCTTCGTCCGGAGGAGCGGCAACGCTACCTGGATGACCTGCAACCCCTGGAGTTCAGCCACACGCTGACGGACCAGATTGGCGGCCAGCTGGATGCAGGCTTCGTCCTCACCGGCTTCTACGAGGACCATTGGCCGGGCATCGCCCTGTCCGACTACATGCCCATCTTCATCGCCACCCGGGCCGTCAAGCCGGTTCAACCCCTGGAACAGCCCATCGTCTGA
- the rho gene encoding transcription termination factor Rho translates to MPTTASGVLGKAARGAGVLLDPERSFQPGPDDVRVPANLIRRYELVEGATVAGPVRRQKGRAVLADVTSICGLPPERFRERTPFQQLVAIDPNERFDLGASGEISMRVVDLIAPIGKGSRALIAAPPKAGKTTLLAQMAAAIHAVDPETRLIMLLVDERPEEVTHFRRTVPAEVLASSNDQPIREHVALAELALAHIRCELECGRNVVVFIDSLTRMARAFNLHGAGSRRTLSGGVDAAALEIPRRFFGLARNIENGGSVTVIATALIQTGSRMDDYIYEEFKATGNSELVLDRSLAEARLFPAVDVLASGTRKDEQLYPPELVPRLTKLRRWLAGGTPKVALSSLLKLLEQVPTNEELLRRINV, encoded by the coding sequence GTGCCTACCACAGCCAGTGGCGTGCTCGGGAAGGCCGCCCGGGGGGCCGGTGTGTTGCTCGATCCCGAACGCTCTTTTCAACCCGGGCCAGACGATGTCCGTGTGCCTGCAAACCTGATCCGCCGCTATGAACTGGTGGAAGGGGCCACGGTGGCCGGCCCTGTGCGCCGCCAGAAGGGGCGGGCCGTCCTGGCGGATGTCACCAGCATCTGCGGGCTGCCCCCCGAACGCTTCCGGGAGCGCACCCCCTTCCAACAACTGGTGGCCATCGATCCCAACGAGCGCTTCGACCTGGGGGCCAGCGGGGAGATCAGCATGCGGGTGGTGGATCTCATCGCGCCCATCGGCAAGGGGAGTCGGGCCCTGATCGCCGCGCCGCCCAAGGCAGGCAAGACCACCCTCCTGGCCCAGATGGCCGCGGCGATCCACGCCGTGGACCCGGAGACGCGGCTGATCATGTTGCTGGTGGACGAGCGCCCGGAGGAGGTGACCCACTTCCGGCGCACCGTCCCGGCCGAGGTGCTGGCCAGCTCCAACGATCAGCCCATCCGGGAACATGTGGCCCTGGCCGAGCTGGCCCTGGCCCACATCCGCTGCGAGCTGGAATGTGGCCGCAACGTGGTGGTCTTCATCGACAGCCTGACCCGCATGGCCCGGGCCTTTAACCTCCACGGCGCGGGCAGCCGGCGCACCCTCTCCGGTGGCGTGGATGCCGCAGCGCTGGAGATCCCCCGGCGCTTCTTTGGCCTGGCCCGCAACATCGAGAACGGCGGCTCGGTCACCGTGATCGCCACCGCCCTGATTCAGACCGGTTCCCGCATGGATGATTACATCTACGAGGAGTTCAAGGCCACAGGGAACAGCGAGCTGGTGCTGGATCGCAGCCTGGCCGAAGCCCGCCTCTTCCCGGCGGTGGATGTACTGGCCAGCGGCACCCGCAAGGACGAGCAGCTCTACCCGCCGGAGCTGGTGCCCCGGTTGACCAAGCTGCGCCGCTGGTTGGCCGGTGGCACCCCCAAGGTGGCCCTGAGTTCGCTGCTCAAGCTGCTGGAGCAGGTCCCGACCAACGAGGAGTTGCTGCGGCGGATCAACGTCTGA
- a CDS encoding dipeptidase: protein MASWQEYLAQNRERFIEELLEFLRIPSISSLPEHADDVQEAAEWVAERMLQAGIEGVRILPTEGHPVVYGDWLHAPGKPTILIYGHFDTQPVDPLELWTHPPFEPVIQNGRVYARGASDDKGNMLIPILAVEALLQTEGKLPVNVKFFFEGQEEIGSPHLPPFVAANRELLACDMVVSSDGGQWSEDQPALSVAFRGLCALQIDVVGARRDLHSGSYGGAVQNPIHALVRILDSMRSPDGKILVDGFYDDVVFTEEDRRLIAQVPFDEAEFKAELGVTELFGEPGYSTLERIWARPTLEVNGIWGGFQGEGVKTVLPNQAHAKITCRLVANQQPARIRELIAAHIKQHTPPGVKVNVHPFASAADPYRMPVDHPGNQAARAVHLQLYGKEPYYVRSGGTIPVCSLFLQHLGAYTVNFAFGLKDEQAHAPNEFFRLSSFDRGQQAYCLLLHQLATVDSAD, encoded by the coding sequence ATGGCATCGTGGCAAGAGTACCTGGCCCAGAACCGGGAACGGTTCATCGAGGAGCTGCTGGAGTTCCTGCGCATTCCCAGCATCTCCAGCCTGCCCGAACACGCGGACGACGTGCAGGAGGCGGCCGAATGGGTGGCCGAGCGTATGCTCCAGGCGGGGATCGAAGGAGTGCGCATCTTGCCCACTGAAGGCCACCCGGTGGTCTACGGCGACTGGCTCCACGCGCCGGGCAAGCCCACCATCCTCATCTACGGCCACTTCGACACCCAGCCGGTGGATCCCCTGGAGCTCTGGACCCACCCGCCCTTCGAGCCGGTGATCCAGAATGGCCGCGTCTATGCCCGGGGCGCCAGCGACGACAAGGGCAACATGCTGATCCCCATCCTGGCGGTGGAGGCTCTGCTCCAGACCGAAGGGAAGCTCCCGGTCAACGTGAAGTTCTTCTTCGAGGGGCAGGAGGAGATCGGCAGCCCCCATCTGCCCCCCTTCGTGGCCGCAAATCGGGAGCTGCTGGCCTGTGACATGGTGGTGAGCAGCGACGGCGGCCAGTGGTCCGAGGATCAGCCGGCCCTTTCCGTGGCCTTCCGGGGGCTGTGCGCGCTCCAGATCGACGTGGTGGGCGCCCGGCGGGATCTGCACTCGGGCAGCTACGGCGGCGCGGTGCAGAACCCCATCCACGCGCTGGTGCGCATCCTGGATTCCATGCGCAGCCCAGACGGCAAGATCCTGGTGGACGGCTTTTACGACGATGTGGTCTTCACCGAGGAGGACCGCCGGCTCATCGCCCAGGTCCCCTTCGATGAGGCCGAGTTCAAGGCGGAGCTGGGGGTCACGGAGCTCTTTGGCGAGCCCGGCTATAGCACCCTGGAGCGCATCTGGGCCCGGCCCACCCTGGAGGTCAACGGCATCTGGGGCGGCTTCCAGGGAGAGGGGGTCAAGACGGTGCTGCCCAACCAGGCCCACGCCAAGATCACCTGCCGCCTGGTGGCGAATCAGCAGCCGGCCCGCATCCGGGAGCTGATCGCGGCCCATATCAAACAGCACACGCCGCCCGGCGTGAAGGTCAACGTGCATCCCTTCGCCAGCGCGGCTGACCCCTATCGCATGCCGGTGGACCACCCCGGCAACCAGGCGGCCCGGGCCGTCCACCTCCAGCTCTACGGCAAGGAGCCCTACTACGTTCGCAGCGGCGGCACCATCCCGGTGTGCAGCCTCTTCCTGCAGCACCTGGGCGCCTACACGGTGAATTTTGCCTTCGGGCTGAAGGATGAACAGGCCCACGCGCCCAACGAGTTTTTCCGTCTGAGCAGCTTTGACCGGGGCCAGCAGGCCTACTGCCTCCTGCTCCACCAGCTGGCCACCGTCGACAGTGCCGACTAG
- a CDS encoding alanine racemase, whose translation MLIHDLDTPAVVCDLDKLERNIQAMARHCRELDIPLRSHTKSHKIPEIAHMQLASGAIGICCQKVGEAEVMVAAGVRDILIPYNIVGPVKVERLLRLARRATITVAVDSLATAQGISDGAQRDGGSVRVLIELDTGAKRCGVQSPQEALALARQIVALPGIDLQGVMTYPSRSEAKDFLDETAALWEEAGLPLHVISGGGTGHEAISKELGCTETRSGSYIWEGLSRVRSSQDLSDERCPLRIITTVVSTPAPGRIIIDGGMKTFASYPPVPYGHCIEHPEIQIYAMSVEHGHVDVSRSSHHFRVGERLTFIPLHQEMALNLHDELVGYRGEQVEVIWPVLGRGKVK comes from the coding sequence ATGCTCATCCACGACCTGGACACCCCGGCCGTGGTCTGCGACCTGGACAAGCTGGAGCGCAACATCCAGGCCATGGCCCGGCACTGTCGCGAACTGGATATCCCCCTGCGCAGCCACACCAAGTCCCACAAGATCCCGGAGATCGCCCATATGCAACTGGCCAGCGGCGCCATCGGCATCTGCTGCCAGAAGGTGGGCGAGGCCGAAGTGATGGTGGCCGCCGGTGTACGGGACATCCTCATCCCCTACAACATCGTTGGCCCCGTCAAGGTGGAGCGCCTGCTGCGCCTGGCCCGGCGGGCCACCATCACCGTGGCGGTGGACTCGCTGGCCACCGCCCAGGGCATCTCCGACGGCGCCCAACGCGATGGCGGCAGCGTACGGGTCCTGATCGAGCTGGACACCGGCGCCAAACGCTGCGGCGTCCAATCTCCCCAGGAAGCCCTGGCCCTGGCCCGCCAGATCGTGGCCTTGCCCGGCATCGACCTGCAGGGTGTCATGACCTACCCCAGTCGGTCCGAAGCCAAGGACTTTCTGGACGAGACGGCGGCCCTGTGGGAAGAGGCCGGCCTGCCCCTCCACGTCATCAGCGGCGGCGGCACCGGCCATGAGGCCATCTCCAAGGAACTGGGCTGCACCGAGACCCGCAGCGGTTCGTACATCTGGGAAGGGCTGAGCCGGGTGCGCAGTAGCCAGGACCTGAGCGACGAGCGCTGCCCCCTGCGCATCATCACCACCGTGGTCAGCACGCCAGCGCCGGGCCGCATTATCATTGACGGCGGCATGAAGACCTTTGCCAGCTATCCGCCTGTGCCCTACGGCCACTGCATCGAGCATCCAGAAATTCAGATATACGCCATGTCGGTGGAGCACGGACATGTGGATGTGAGCCGCTCCTCCCACCACTTCCGGGTGGGCGAGCGCCTCACGTTTATCCCCCTGCATCAGGAGATGGCCCTCAACCTGCACGACGAGTTGGTGGGCTATCGGGGCGAACAGGTGGAGGTGATCTGGCCGGTGCTGGGGCGGGGGAAGGTGAAATAG
- a CDS encoding sulfatase family protein encodes MARPNILLIMADQHRWDCVGFNGNRQVQTPHLDRLAQDAVNYPQAICPYPVCTPSRYSLLCGQYVHQHGGWNNRCTLEANIPTFPRLLAEHGYRTRAVGKMHMTPTYLDVGLHELELCEQDGDGRFDDDYHRELMRAGLVDAIDLYDQRREFRVRAPQAYWQSFGAQPSNLPEAWHSTTWIGERAVRTLESWSEEGNLLICSFVKPHHPFDPPLPWATLYDPAELDLLPGWTEAVPPGDPVQAYFDNSQLTEASMRQIMAYYFATISQIDHQIGRMVAVLRRRHLYDNTMILYLSDHGEYMGYRHMILKQGHPYEPLARVPLLIKYPGNVGGGTTRATLANLIDVAPTILHQAGVTTPPEMAGLDLQDPNADREYAFLEHTVAGYYMARSRTHKLIWDRDPSRCQFFDLRADPLEMHNRMDDPEVQPLIADFREAIVRWRLFDSRPALRLNPQARQIERHPAGRIGERDLLRIYFEQQAAPFLQG; translated from the coding sequence ATGGCGCGTCCGAACATTCTTCTGATCATGGCCGACCAACACCGCTGGGATTGCGTTGGCTTCAACGGCAACCGCCAGGTTCAGACGCCCCACCTGGACAGGCTGGCCCAGGATGCGGTCAACTACCCGCAGGCCATCTGCCCCTACCCGGTCTGTACGCCGTCCCGCTACTCCCTGCTCTGTGGCCAATATGTCCACCAACACGGCGGCTGGAACAACCGCTGCACCCTGGAGGCCAACATTCCCACCTTTCCCCGCCTGCTGGCCGAACACGGCTATCGTACCAGGGCGGTGGGCAAGATGCACATGACGCCCACCTATCTGGACGTGGGCCTGCACGAGCTGGAGCTCTGCGAACAGGATGGGGATGGCCGCTTCGACGACGACTATCACCGGGAGTTGATGCGGGCCGGCCTGGTGGACGCCATCGATCTCTACGACCAGCGACGGGAGTTCCGGGTTCGAGCCCCCCAGGCGTACTGGCAAAGCTTCGGCGCGCAGCCGTCCAACCTGCCCGAGGCATGGCACTCCACCACCTGGATCGGCGAACGAGCCGTCCGCACCCTGGAGTCGTGGAGCGAAGAGGGCAACCTGCTGATCTGCAGCTTCGTGAAGCCCCATCACCCCTTTGATCCGCCGCTGCCCTGGGCCACTCTGTACGACCCGGCTGAGCTGGATCTGCTGCCCGGCTGGACCGAAGCGGTGCCGCCCGGCGATCCGGTCCAGGCCTACTTCGACAACAGCCAGTTGACCGAAGCCAGCATGCGCCAGATCATGGCCTACTACTTCGCCACCATCAGCCAGATCGACCACCAGATCGGACGCATGGTGGCGGTGTTGCGCCGCCGCCACCTCTACGACAACACCATGATCCTCTACCTGTCGGACCATGGAGAGTACATGGGTTATCGCCACATGATTCTGAAGCAGGGCCACCCCTACGAGCCCCTGGCCCGGGTTCCCCTCCTGATCAAGTATCCGGGCAATGTGGGCGGCGGCACCACCCGCGCGACCCTGGCCAACCTCATCGACGTCGCGCCCACCATCCTCCACCAGGCGGGGGTGACGACCCCGCCGGAGATGGCCGGGCTCGATCTGCAAGATCCAAACGCGGACCGGGAATACGCGTTCCTGGAGCACACCGTCGCCGGCTACTACATGGCCCGCTCCCGCACCCACAAACTGATCTGGGACCGTGACCCAAGCCGATGTCAGTTCTTCGACCTGCGCGCCGATCCCCTGGAGATGCACAACCGGATGGACGATCCGGAAGTCCAGCCGTTGATCGCCGACTTCCGGGAGGCCATTGTCCGCTGGCGGCTCTTCGACTCCCGGCCGGCGCTGCGCCTCAACCCCCAGGCACGCCAGATCGAGCGCCACCCAGCCGGGCGCATCGGGGAACGAGATCTGCTGCGCATCTACTTCGAGCAGCAGGCTGCGCCGTTCCTGCAGGGTTGA
- a CDS encoding glycosyltransferase family 2 protein codes for MESYPEGVRQIQQGPISWSTGAAEMHQAVNLAQESRRTLDLAIIILNYNTVELLRHCLRSVFASQVDFRYQVIVVDNASTDGSAEMVRAEFPQARLMVNGVNVGYSAGNNVALRALGFAQESNGAAPADPALLPRYVLLLNPDTVLPPTALAEMMAFMEANPRVGVAGPRVRRPDGSLDRACRRSFPTPRVSFYRQVGLSRLFPKSRRFNAYNLEYLPEDGVYPVDSVVGAYMQIRREAILQAGLLDEAFFMYGEDLDWAKRIKDAGWEVWYNGQVEITHVKEASSRQSGKSRVDFYEAMWIFYDKHYRAETPWLLDKLILWGVVVKGGLDMALHLWRFCRRPASG; via the coding sequence ATGGAATCCTATCCGGAAGGGGTGAGGCAGATCCAACAGGGGCCCATTTCCTGGTCCACGGGGGCGGCGGAGATGCACCAGGCCGTCAACCTGGCCCAGGAGTCTCGACGGACGCTGGACCTGGCCATCATCATCCTGAACTACAATACGGTAGAGCTGCTACGCCATTGCCTGCGCTCCGTGTTTGCCAGCCAGGTGGACTTCCGCTACCAGGTGATTGTGGTAGACAACGCCAGCACCGACGGCAGTGCCGAGATGGTGCGTGCCGAGTTCCCCCAGGCCCGGCTGATGGTCAACGGGGTCAACGTGGGGTACAGCGCCGGCAACAACGTGGCCCTGCGGGCTCTGGGCTTTGCCCAGGAGAGCAATGGCGCAGCACCGGCGGATCCGGCCTTGTTGCCCCGCTACGTGTTGTTGTTGAATCCGGACACGGTGCTGCCACCCACGGCCCTGGCCGAGATGATGGCCTTCATGGAGGCCAACCCCCGGGTGGGGGTGGCCGGTCCCCGGGTGCGCCGGCCGGACGGCAGCCTGGATCGGGCCTGCCGGCGCAGCTTCCCCACGCCCCGGGTCAGCTTTTACCGCCAGGTTGGCCTGAGCCGACTCTTTCCCAAAAGCCGCCGCTTCAACGCCTACAACCTGGAGTACCTGCCGGAGGATGGCGTCTACCCCGTGGATTCGGTGGTGGGCGCATACATGCAGATTCGCCGGGAAGCCATCCTGCAGGCGGGGCTGCTGGACGAGGCGTTCTTTATGTACGGCGAGGACCTGGACTGGGCCAAGCGGATCAAAGACGCGGGCTGGGAGGTCTGGTACAACGGCCAGGTGGAAATCACCCACGTCAAAGAGGCTTCCAGCCGCCAGAGCGGCAAGTCTCGGGTCGATTTCTACGAGGCCATGTGGATCTTTTACGACAAGCATTACCGCGCCGAAACCCCGTGGCTGCTGGATAAGTTGATCCTCTGGGGCGTGGTGGTCAAGGGGGGGCTGGACATGGCCCTCCATCTGTGGCGCTTCTGTCGACGCCCCGCTTCGGGCTGA
- a CDS encoding glycosyltransferase family protein, with protein sequence MAPSHATTHTIHLLEQATGIVMPVYFRPDTDPAFARSLLQETVALFVREVANPAHICLSVDGPGPAGETAHAVAAELGLQVVQAPQNGGKLAALRRGMQHLLQNPDLRYLAAVDQDGDHFGNELLNFVRCAEHVAQVQQTDRVLVLGNRLSRHRPLGFLRGEQEELANRMLVDALTYHAARCGRPLVWQFAAVDAPLPDFHSGYKLFSRTTAEAVFTAPPNLAGCSETAYYRHACEAVMIVESLQTGAILATVNRRTFDEQPTSVFATMDRSQLAADMIIWPCKRLEVPGPFVAQWLANHLPTLLLGTLAPQGQAELLAIQERVLAAFGQPMPAGDAIRRPRFI encoded by the coding sequence ATGGCGCCCAGCCACGCAACCACCCACACCATCCACCTGTTGGAGCAGGCCACGGGCATTGTGATGCCGGTCTACTTCCGACCCGATACCGACCCTGCCTTTGCCCGCTCGCTGCTGCAGGAGACCGTGGCCCTTTTCGTCCGCGAGGTGGCGAACCCGGCCCACATCTGTCTCAGCGTGGATGGACCCGGCCCGGCCGGAGAGACGGCCCATGCGGTCGCTGCGGAACTGGGCCTGCAGGTGGTTCAGGCCCCCCAGAATGGGGGCAAGCTGGCTGCCCTTCGCCGGGGGATGCAACACTTGCTCCAAAACCCGGACCTGCGTTACCTGGCCGCGGTGGATCAGGATGGGGACCACTTTGGCAACGAGCTCCTCAACTTCGTGCGCTGTGCTGAGCATGTGGCCCAGGTGCAGCAGACGGACCGGGTGCTGGTGCTGGGCAACCGCCTCTCCCGCCACCGCCCCCTGGGGTTCCTCCGGGGCGAGCAGGAGGAGCTGGCCAACCGCATGCTGGTGGATGCCCTGACCTACCATGCGGCCCGCTGCGGCCGTCCCCTGGTGTGGCAGTTCGCCGCCGTGGACGCCCCCCTGCCGGACTTCCACTCCGGCTACAAGCTCTTCAGTCGGACCACGGCAGAAGCCGTCTTTACCGCCCCGCCCAACCTGGCCGGCTGCAGCGAAACGGCCTACTATCGCCACGCGTGCGAAGCCGTGATGATCGTGGAATCCCTCCAGACGGGCGCCATCCTGGCCACGGTCAACCGCCGCACCTTCGACGAGCAGCCCACCTCCGTCTTCGCCACCATGGACCGGAGCCAGCTGGCGGCAGACATGATCATCTGGCCCTGCAAGCGCCTGGAAGTGCCCGGCCCTTTCGTGGCCCAGTGGCTGGCTAACCACCTGCCCACTCTGTTGCTGGGAACCCTGGCTCCCCAGGGGCAGGCAGAACTGCTGGCCATTCAGGAACGGGTGCTGGCCGCTTTCGGCCAGCCCATGCCAGCCGGCGACGCCATCCGCCGTCCCCGCTTCATCTAG
- a CDS encoding trypsin-like peptidase domain-containing protein, which produces MKQPKLLSKAIYLTAAILVVALVIAFGAGQWVQPGSTVTAAPALQQTVARAVTAPQSQAASVLPDQETLARLYETTAPSVVNIRVTVTEPSAQSGVPEFPFGFPFTPPETPRQAQAEGTGFLYDNQGHIVTNNHVVENADSITVYFYNGMWADAELVATDPYADLAVLKVDIPAGLDLQPLPLAQADSLKVGHYVVALGSPFGLEETMTMGIVSALGRSLPTGDSGTGGQYSLPDVIQTDAAINPGNSGGPLLNLNGEVVGVNFAINSPVRANSGVGFAIPVSVVQKVVPALIQDGAFKYAYLGIAGQTINADVAKEENLPANTLGVLVQSVVRRGPADEAGVQEKDIIVGIGEQPVTRFEDLLSYLFNHTNPGDTVPLQILRNGDEVTLEVTLGERPGSGSQGQTQTAVSLSDAIDIAKRALERTGLMTEFDSASAEQQVRNGRTIWVVSLSGQGKEAIVAVDAETGEVLGLSVQ; this is translated from the coding sequence ATGAAGCAACCCAAACTCCTGTCCAAAGCCATCTACCTGACTGCGGCGATTCTAGTTGTCGCCCTGGTCATCGCCTTTGGAGCTGGACAGTGGGTACAGCCGGGCAGCACCGTCACCGCAGCGCCGGCCTTGCAGCAGACGGTCGCCCGTGCCGTGACCGCTCCCCAGAGCCAGGCCGCCTCGGTCCTGCCGGACCAGGAGACCCTGGCCCGCCTCTACGAAACGACCGCCCCGTCGGTGGTGAACATCCGGGTTACCGTGACCGAACCAAGCGCCCAGTCTGGCGTGCCGGAGTTTCCGTTCGGCTTCCCGTTCACACCGCCTGAGACGCCTCGCCAGGCCCAGGCCGAGGGGACTGGTTTCCTCTACGACAACCAGGGGCACATCGTGACCAACAACCACGTGGTGGAAAACGCCGACTCCATCACCGTCTACTTCTACAACGGCATGTGGGCCGATGCAGAGCTGGTGGCCACCGATCCCTATGCGGACCTGGCCGTGCTCAAGGTGGACATTCCCGCCGGCCTGGACCTGCAGCCCCTGCCCCTGGCCCAGGCCGATAGCCTGAAGGTCGGCCACTACGTGGTCGCGCTGGGCAGCCCCTTTGGCCTGGAAGAGACCATGACCATGGGCATCGTCAGCGCCCTGGGCCGCAGCCTGCCCACGGGCGACAGCGGCACCGGCGGCCAGTACTCCCTGCCGGACGTGATCCAGACGGACGCGGCCATCAACCCCGGCAACTCTGGCGGCCCGCTGCTTAACCTGAACGGCGAGGTGGTGGGTGTCAACTTCGCCATCAACTCGCCCGTGCGGGCCAACTCGGGCGTGGGCTTCGCCATTCCCGTCTCGGTGGTCCAGAAGGTGGTCCCTGCCCTGATCCAGGACGGTGCCTTCAAGTACGCCTACCTGGGCATCGCCGGCCAGACCATCAACGCCGACGTGGCCAAGGAGGAGAACCTGCCCGCCAACACCCTGGGCGTCCTGGTGCAGAGCGTGGTGCGGCGCGGCCCGGCGGATGAAGCCGGCGTCCAGGAGAAGGACATCATCGTGGGCATCGGGGAACAGCCGGTGACCCGCTTCGAAGACCTGCTCAGCTACCTGTTCAACCACACCAACCCGGGTGACACCGTGCCCCTCCAGATCCTGCGCAACGGCGACGAGGTCACCCTGGAGGTTACCCTGGGCGAGCGGCCGGGCAGCGGCAGCCAGGGTCAGACGCAGACGGCCGTCTCCCTGTCCGACGCCATCGACATCGCCAAGCGGGCCCTGGAGCGCACCGGCCTGATGACCGAGTTCGACTCCGCCTCTGCGGAGCAGCAGGTCCGCAACGGCCGCACCATCTGGGTGGTCAGCCTCTCCGGCCAGGGCAAGGAAGCCATCGTGGCCGTGGACGCGGAGACGGGCGAAGTGCTGGGTCTGTCGGTCCAGTAA